From Rhinatrema bivittatum unplaced genomic scaffold, aRhiBiv1.1, whole genome shotgun sequence, one genomic window encodes:
- the LOC115082395 gene encoding 5-beta-cholestane-3-alpha,7-alpha-diol 12-alpha-hydroxylase-like, translating to MSLWLPILLALVISILGGLYLLGTFRRRRSREPPLDKGHIPWLGYALDFRNNTAEFLQTMQRKHGDIFTVQIGGYYFTFVMDPLSFGSIVKEARSKLDFNKFAKELVARVFGYHATKHDHKNLETSNKHLMGDGLVIMTQAMTENLQNLMLHSIGTVCKREWQQDGLFHYSYNIVFRAGYLALFGNETVKKTESKERSKEFDRVHSEELFDEFRKYDALFPRLAYAVLSPKDKLEAERLKRFFWDKLSVKKTMQKSNISGWISDQQQYRQEQGMAEYMQDRHMFLLLWASQGNTGPASFWLLLFLMKHPEAMRAVKEEVEKVLKETNQEVTPAGPMINLTREMLAKTPILDSAVEETLRLTAAPVLIRAVMQDMDFKMADGRTYALRKGDRLAIFPYIAVQKDPEIHPEPHQFKYDRFLNPDGTKKADFYKHGKKVKYFTMPWGAGTSICPGRFFAVNELKQFVFLMLAYFDFELINTEEEIPPINQSRWGFGTMQPTHDIHFRYRLRF from the coding sequence ATGAGTCTCTGGCTGCCAATCCTTTTAGCTTTGGTGATCTCAATCCTTGGTGGTCTTTATCTCCTGGGAACATTTCGTAGAAGGAGATCCAGAGAGCCTCCTTTGGACAAGGGACATATTCCATGGCTGGGATATGCATTGGACTTCAGAAACAACACTGCAGAATTTTTGCAGACGATGCAAAGAAAACATGGGGACATATTCACAGTTCAGATTGGAGGCTACTATTTCACTTTTGTAATGGATCCTCTCTCTTTTGGATCAATAGTGAAGGAAGCAAGATCAAAACTGGATTTCAATAAATTTGCAAAGGAATTGGTTGCCAGGGTTTTTGGCTATCATGCTACAAAACAtgatcacaaaaatctagagACAAGCAATAAGCATCTCATGGGGGATGGCTTGGTGATCATGACACAGGCGATGACGGAAAACTTGCAGAACCTGATGCTTCATAGTATTGGCACAGTATGTAAGAGGGAGTGGCAGCAGGATGGTCTGTTTCACTACAGCTACAACATTGTCTTTCGGGCAGGCTACCTTGCCTTATTTGGAAATGAGACAGTTAAGAAAACGGAAAGCAAAGAAAGATCCAAGGAGTTTGATCGGGTTCATTCTGAAGAACTGTTTGACGAGTTCAGAAAGTATGATGCTTTGTTTCCCAGGCTGGCCTATGCTGTGCTTTCTCCCAAAGATAAACTAGAAGCTGAGAGACTGAAAAGATTTTTTTGGGACAAGCTGTCCGTTAAGAAGACCATGCAGAAGAGCAATATTAGTGGGTGGATCTCTGATCAACAGCAGTATAGGCAAGAGCAAGGAATGGCAGAATACATGCAAGACAGGCACATGTTTCTGCTTTTGTGGGCATCCCAAGGGAACACAGGGCCTGCAAGCTTCTGGCTTCTCCTTTTCCTAATGAAGCACCCAGAAGCCATGAGGGCAGTAaaggaggaggtggagaaagTCCTTAAAGAGACGAACCAAGAAGTAACACCGGCTGGGCCAATGATAAACCTCACCAGGGAGATGTTAGcaaagacacccattcttgaTAGTGCAGTGGAGGAGACTCTGCGTTTGACAGCTGCTCCAGTCCTGATCAGAGCAGTCATGCAAGATAtggatttcaaaatggcagatggcaGGACCTATGCCCTCCGTAAAGGAGACCGACTTGCCATTTTCCCATACATTGCTGTGCAGAAGGATCCAGAGATCCATCCAGAACCCCACCAGTTCAAGTATGACCGTTTTCTGAATCCTGATGGTACGAAAAAGGCAGATTTCTATAAGCATGGCAAGAAGGTAAAATATTTCACTATGCCATGGGGGGCAGGAACTTCAATTTGTCCTGGACGTTTCTTTGCTGTGAATGAACTGAAACAGTTTGTGTTTCTGATGCTTGCTTATTTTGACTTTGAGCTGATAAATACAGAAGAGGAAATTCCTCCAATAAATCAGAGTAGATGGGGCTTTGGCACCATGCAGCCAACTCATGACATTCATTTTAGGTACCGGTTACGTTTCTGA